Proteins from a single region of Xenopus laevis strain J_2021 chromosome 9_10S, Xenopus_laevis_v10.1, whole genome shotgun sequence:
- the cdipt.L gene encoding CDP-diacylglycerol--inositol 3-phosphatidyltransferase has translation MAQENIFLFVPNLIGYARIVFAFIAFYFMPTSPVMASTFYLVSGLLDAFDGHAARLLNQGTKFGAMLDMLTDRCATMCLLVNLSLLYPSYTLLFQLSMSLDIASHWLHLHSSILKGSESHKTINLAGNPVLHLYYTSRPVLFFMCAGNELFYCMLYLLNFTEGPSVILGPIGAIGLFRLIVWLCCPISLVKSLISLIHLVTASSNIASLDCAERSKNK, from the exons ATGGCTCAGGAAAACATCTTCTTGTTTGTGCCCAACCTTATTG GTTACGCTCGCATCGTCTTTGCCTTCATCGCTTTTTACTTCATGCCGACCTCCCCCGTCATGGCCTCCACATTCTACCTGGTGAGCGGCTTGCTGGACGCCTTCGATGGACACGCGGCTCGACTGCTCAATCAGG GTACAAAGTTTGGAGCCATGCTGGATATGCTGACAGATCGATGTGCCACCATGTGCCTACTTGTCAACTTGTCCCTTCTCTACCCTTCCTACACATTACTCTTTCAGCTTAGCATGAGCCTGGACATCGCCAGCCACTGGCTGCACCTTCACAG CTCCATTCTAAAGGGCAGTGAGAGCCATAAAACCATCAACCTGGCTGGGAACCCAGTGCTCCATCTCTACTACACCTCACGG CCGGTGCTGTTCTTCATGTGTGCTGGGAATGAGCTGTTCTACTGTATGTTGTATCTCCTGAACTTCACTGAGGGACCATCGG TCATCCTGGGTCCCATTGGTGCCATTGGTTTGTTCCGTCTCATCGTCTGGCTGTGCTGCCCAATCTCTCTCGTCAAGTCTCTCATCAGCCTCATCCACCTGGTCACTGCTTCCAGCAACATCGCCTCCCTGGATTGTGCTGAACGATCCAAAAACAAATAG